CAGCAGATAAATCTATAATCCTATTTTCAACAAATGGACCTCTATCATTTATACGCACAATTGTGCTTTTGTTTGTATCTTTGCTTACAACTTTTACTATTGTATTCATAGGAAGAGTTTTGTGTGCTGCAGTATGAAGATGCATATCATAAGTTTCACCATTTGATGTTTTTTTATTATGAAAATCTGGACCATACCAACTAGCAATGCCATCATAACTCTCGCCAATACTAACTTTTTGTGGATAATACCACTTACCATTAATTTGATATGGCTTCATAGTAGCTCTTTGTAATGCTTCAGAATCCCTTGCACTTCCTAATTGTATATTCTCTGGAGGTGGAAGAGTAGAAACATTGCCTTCAGTATTTTGATTTTGATACGAGCTATTATTAGGTGTATTATTGTTTGGATTATAATTACTACTATATGTATTATCTTCATAATAGCTAGATTTTGATGGTGAATAACCATTTAAATAATCTTGAAATCCTTCATAATCTTGAAATGCACCAATACCTCCACGATATGTAGAAGTGCTAGCACAACCAGCCAAAAAAATAAATAATGTTGTAAGTAAATAAATATTTTTATTCAACCTCATCTCCCATTTAATGAATTATTTATCATTGCATATTTACTATCTTTAAGTGGAATTATCAATTTTTGATTAATAGAAAGCAATGTTTTTTTCAAGTTATTTGCAACTTTTATAGATTTTATACTAACACCATATTTTCTTGATATGCTATACAAACTATCACCCTTTGCAACTTTATATGTAATAAAATATTTTGCAAAATCTATCTTTTTTGGATCAAAATTTTGTTTGAAACTAAGCAAATATTCATATGGTAAATAAACATCAAACTCTGCATTATCAAATGGTAAAAAATCGTATTTAAATTGCCTATTGTATTGTTTAAGCTCATTTAGGCTAATGCCCGCTCCTTGAGCAATAGAATGCAGGCTAACCCCACCTTGAATCTTAATTGATGTTAATGTAGTAGTTACTCCACGATTTAAAAAATACTCTTTCTCTTCATTTTTTAAGATTCCAATATCGCTAAATGCAACCCCCATAGATATAATCATTCTTATATAATTTCTAGTTTCTGATGGAATGTATTTCTTTTGTTCATCCATTAATACCCAAACATCACTGCTTCCTGCTTCTTTTATAGCTCTTTGCAATCGTCCTATACCACAATTATAAGCCATTGCTGCTAAATACCATTTTCCAGTTGCATTGTATAAAAACTTTAAATATTTTATAGCTGCAGCGGTAGATTTTATAGGATCTCTTCTTTCATCTATAAAATCATCTATTCTAAGACCTAGCTGCTTTCCTGTGCTAGGCATAATCTGCCAAATACCTGATGCTTTTTTTGGTGAATATGCTCTTGGTGAAAATTCAGATTCAGCCATAGCTAGATATAAAAATTCTTGTGGAACTCCTGCATCACTTAACATTTGCTTTAAAATAGGTATATAAACATATCCTCTCTCAAAACTATCAACAAAAGATTCCCATCTCTCACCGCTAATTGTTTGATTATGAATTTCAAATAAGCTAGTATCAGTTTGAAATGAAGTATCAATATCAAATGCATTTAAAATACTCTCTACTGCACTGAATTGATTCCCATAAAAACTAGCATTACTTACTGAAACAAATATGGCAATAAATATAAATTTTGCTAAATTATTTTGCAATAAAACCTCTAAAATAAAAATTGTATAAAACTATGGATTATACTTATTTTTTCTTAAACTATTTTTTTATCTTTTTGATAAAAACAAATCAAATCTTAAATAATTTCAAAGCATTATTTGTCGTGTTGGTAGCAATAATTTCTAAATCCAAGCACAAAGTCTCCCCTAAATGCGTTGCAATAATAGGTATATATTCTGGTGTATTTATTTTACCTCTATGTGGCATTGGAGCTAAATATGGAGCATCTGTCTCTAAAATCAAAGATTCTAGTGGCAACTCTTGAAGACAATCTCGCAAACTTTGTGCATTTTTAAAACTGACAACCCCACCAATACCAAAATAAGTAGGACATGATAGTGCATTTACTAGAGTTTTATCACCACCAAAACAATGAAAAACCAAACCTATAATATCACTTTCATAATCCTTTAAGATTCTAATTACATCATCATTAGAATCTCTAGTATGTATTATAATTGGTAGATTATTAGAGATTGCAAGTTCTATTTGGTATCTAAAAGCTCTTTCTTGTGCTAATTTTATATCATCACAATTATTAGAATCAAAATAATGATAATCAAGTCCTATTTCACCTATCGCGATACATTTTGGATTGCTTAAGATGTCTTTTATCTTTGCTTGCATATTACAATCAAAATCACCTATTTCTGTTGGGTGAATCCCGCTTGCAAAAAATACACCACTATATTTTTCTGCAATTTGTGCTGCATAAGGTAGATCGTTGATATCAGCACCAGGAATAATAATCTTTTGCACTCCAAGATTTAGAGCATTTGTGATGATAGTATCAAGATTCTCTTTATATTTTTTACTGTCTAAATGACAATGCGTATCAATATACACACTAAACTCCATAATAAAAATTAAGTTAAAATAATAGCAGAATCTAAAAGTAGAGAGGTTTTTTATGTTTAGTGGATTGGTTAAACATATAGGAATTGTAAAACAATTTAGCAATGAAACAATCACAATCAAAAGTGACTTAGCACCAAAAATTGGTGCAAGCATCGCAGTAAATGGTATTTGCCTAACAGCAACAAGATATAAAGATAATGAATTTGATGCGATACTTAGCAAAGAAAGTAGAGATAATATTGCAATTGAGAATCTAAAAGATAAAGTGCATTTAGAAGAAGCACTAACTCTAAATGACAAACTAGATGGGCATATTGTGCAAGGACATATTGATTGTATAGGGATTATTAGAAAAATAGAGCAAAATGAAAATGGATTTGATTTTTATATCGAATTTGATGAAAGTAAAATACCCTTGATAGTGCCAAAAGGAAGCATTGCTATAGATGGAATAAGTCTTACTATAAATTCTTTGCAAAAAAATATCTTTAGGCTTACAATCATTCCTCACACATTTTACAATACTCTATTTCATACATATCAAATAAATAGAAGAGTAAATATTGAAACTGACATTATAAATAGAAGCATATATCATATATTAAAACACACAACGCCAGAATCTACTCCAAATTGGAGAGAAATAGATTCTATATTATCAAGTTATTAAAATGAATACAAAAAAAGCTGTAGCACTTGCATATGGAGAAAATATCAGCATACCAAAAGTAGTTGCAAGTGGCAGAGAAAAAATTGCATTTGAAATTATTAAAAAAGCAAAAGAATATAATATACCTATGTTTCAAAATAAAGAGCTTGTAGATTCTCTTATCAATTTTGATATAGGTGATGAAATAAATGAAGAATCTTATCATTGTGTAGAACAGATTCTGATATGGTTAAATAATATTGAAAATAATGCCCAATTAAGCAAATAGATTTTAGAGGATTTTTTCCTGCCCTATTCTATATAATGCAAAATCATATTTTATAGGATCATTTTCATCAAATTTTGCTAGATTATTTGTGATTTCTAGTGCCGATTGCAAATCATAACTCTTTCTATTTAATAATCCAAGTTTTTTAGATACTTTAAATGTATGTGTATCAAGTGGCAAAATAAGATGTCTGCTAGATACTTTATCATGCCAGATTCCAATATCAATATTATCTTTTCTAACTAGCCATCTAAGAAACATATTCCATCTTTTTAGTGGCGATGAAGCGCTTGGCTTTATGCTTTTTCTACCTATCAAGAAATCAAGCCCTTTTGTAAGTTCTACCTTGTTTCTAAGAGATTCTATCATTGCATTTATTCCAGATAAGACATCATTTTCTTTATTATAAGAATCTAAAAAAATATTTTTTATTCCACCACTTTCTATAATATCATTCATACATAAAAATATATTTTTTATATCATCTTTTGTTTGGAATCTATATAGAGGAAAAGAAGTATTTAAAATAGACTTTCTATCATCAATAATATTAAAATCTATTGATAATAATGTTTTTAGAATCTGCTTTGCATTGCCATATGATAAAAGCGCACAAATTGCAGCAATCTCGCTAATATATTTAGAATCTACATATTTTTTCACAGCAAAAAGCGGATCAGGCTTATCTTGGCTTAATTCAAATGTTGTATTTCTAGCTTTATATTCATCATCTAGTAGCTGCTTTAAATCATCCATTTTAAAAATATCCAAAAAATATGATATAAACTATAATTATACTATGTAATAATCTCAACTTATGGTAGAATAACTCCATCATTAAGACTTTAAAAATAAAGGTTGATTTATGCTTAAAAAATTAATTATAGCTATATTGGTAACTTCACCTATTTTTGCAAAAACATTTAGCCTTGAAGCGTTATATGGATTTGGATTTGTGAATACACCAACAGCTCAAGGTAAATTAAATGGAAACGCACAAGATGGTGGGATTAGAGCAATATTTTTTACTGATAATTTTACACATGAAATAGCAGGAAGATATACTTTTGCATCAAATGTAAAAGTAAATAATCTTGCATCAAAATATAATACTTGGGAAGCAGAGTATAGATTTGGCACTAGAATGGATAATGATATGGCAAAGCTTGGAATGTTATTAGGAAGTGCTTATCTAGGACTTGGATACCAAAGCTTCATGACAACAGTAAATAATATTAAAAATACAACAAATTATATATATTTACCATTTGGATTCTGGGGTGAAGACGATGCAGGTGCAAATAATTTTAAAGTAAGATATGGGCTAAATCTTAAAGCAATGTTATTTGATAATTCTAATAATGGCTTTAGATGGAAATTCTTGCTAGGAGGAAAAGTGTATGCTGGTGCAGCATATTCATTTGGAAATGTTATGGACATATTTGCACAACTATTCTTTACATATAATGCACCTATCAAAAATCTAAAGATATATGGGATTGAGGCTGGAATCCAATTCTAAAGATTTAGCACTTTTGTGCTAAATAATATTTATTTTATCTCTTCGATTTCAAGCGTTAGAAAATTAAATTTTACACTCTCTAATCTCTGTTGTAATTCAGCATTTTCTGCTTTTAGAGATTCTTTTCTTGATTGTAAATCATTTATATCTTTACTTATATAATAAATATTGCTAGATAGATATATCTTTGGAACAAAAAAGATTATACAAAGAAACAAAATTGCATATGCAAAAAATATATGTCTAAGCTCTATGCCTTCATTGTTATCATCTAAATTATTTAGCAAATTTTGTTTTTCATATAAACTGACTTCATTTTTATTCATAGAATCTAAAACACCTCATCTTAGCACTTCGCGAACGTTTATTTGCCCTAATTTCATTTTGACTTGGAATAATTGGTTTTTTATATAGAATATCACCTTTTTTATGATTATTACCACATATACATTTTATAGTATCATTACTACAAATACATGATTTTGCCCAAGTCTTAAACTTTTCTTTTACTATTCTATCTTCAAGCGAATGAAATGAAATTATAGCAACTTTTGCTTTTTTTAGATTTTCTATATTGTTTAGAAATCTTTTAAGCTCTCCTAATTCATCATTTACTTCTATACGCAATGATTGAAATACAAGAGTAGCTGGATGAATTTTTGAATTAATCTTAGAATGAGATTCTATTAATTGACTTAACTCTTTTGCAGTATTTATTGTATGATTTTTACGATAATCAAGTATAATTTTTGTAATAAAAGTTGGATTTTTTATCTCTCCGTATTCAATGAAGATTCTATGAAGTTCATCTTTTGAGTATGAATTAATTACCATTTTTGCTGTTAGATGTGAATTTGTATCCATTCTCATATCAAGACTATCACTATAAAAACTAAAACCCCGATTAGGATTATCTACTTGATATGATGATATGCCAATATCAGCTAAGATTCCAATAATATTATCATTTTTGGATAGGATGTCTTTAATGCCATTTGAAAAGCTAGAATGCAAAGCCTTAAACCTTGCACCAAATATATTTAATCTCTCTTTTGCTAATGCAATAGCTTCTATATCTTTATCAATTCCAATAATATTAATATTTTTATTTTGTTCTAATAATGCAAAAGAATGCCCACCAAGCCCTAGTGTCGCATCAATGATAGTCCCTTGATAATCTGCAAATTCATCAAGAACTTCATTTAGCAAAACTGGGATATGAGAAAAACTAGTCATCTTTTAAATAAATTATTAAGCCCCTTATTTATCATATCTTTTGCTTTATCTTCTATCTTTTGGACTTCTTGTTGGACTTTTGGATTTTTCATAACATTATTAAGAATATCCTTACCAAGCTTGCTAGTGTCAATTTTTACACTTGGATTTGCTACTTTTCCGCTTACAATTCCGGTTAATTCATATTGCTGCACTTTTAATGCTAAATTTGCATTTATATCATCATTATCTAGATTTAAAGTAACATTATTTGAGGTGATACTTGTATTATTGCTTTGCATATTTAGATTTGCTGTAACTAAACTTTTATTAATCACACCATCGATTTTAATATTGCTATATACTTCTTTTGTTCCATCAAATTTAAGAGTTTTTTCTAATATTGACATCAATTTATTATCAACAAATGAACCTTTTGTTGATATTAGATCTATATTTCCTATTTGTGTTTGTCTATCATATTTTAAAACACCATTTATAGTAGAATCAAATATCTTTGGATATTGAAGCATATCTAAGATAGAAAGTGTATTCATATCTTTTATTGTTGCACTAATTAGATTATTATTTAACTCTGCATCTAATGTTCCACCAAATAAATCACTCTTCATATTTCCACGAAGAGAAATAGGCGTCCATACAACATCACCATAAGCAATCAAACTACCTTTTAATTCTTTACTGGTAACAAATACTAATTTCTTTAAATCTTTAACATCAATTTTATATGGAGCACTGATTCCAAGAGAATCTACATTTAATAAAGCATCTTTTATATTTAGATTTGCTGCATCTGTAATTAGATCTAAATTTAATTTACCAATGCCATTTGTAAAATTGATATTTGCTTGATGATTGTATTTCATATTTGGCATATCCATATCAAATTCACTTTTTACAACTTTACCATTGATAGTGCCATTCATAGTATGATCATAATCACCATTTATACCAGAGCTAATATTTCCTAAATTAGCATTAGCATTAAACAAGCCATTTGCATATATAGGCTTAACAAGCATATATAATATTTTTTCAATTTTTAAATTTTTGATTTTTAATGTCGCATCTTTTGGTTTTGTATAATTTTGCAATGATATAGAATACGATGTAGCACTATCTGCTATATCACTTTTACCATCCAAATTTATCCATTTTGAATCACCTATGACTTTACCATTTGTTCTAAATTCACCTCTAAGTGGCATACCAACAATTGGAGTAAGTGGAGATAAATCACTTATATTGATATCATAAGTTGAATCTGTTCGCAATGTTTTAATAATCGTGTTTCCAGTTGAGTTAATATTGCCAACACTTGATAATAACTCAAATTTATGTGCGATTTTTGTATCATCAAAATTAGCAAGAAGATTTATTATAAATGAATTATCTGGCACATTAACACCAAAATCTTTTTTGACAAGATCTTTTGATATCTTACCATTATTTACTTTTGCTAGAGCCTGCCCGTTGAATTTTAGATTATTATCACCTATGATATTTGCAACAACATCAATTTCACCTGTTGCATAAGGCTTCTCACCAAGTAAAGCAAGGATGGATTCTAATTCCAAATCTTTAATATTTGCAATAACTTTTAATGGTTTAAAATTAACAATATTTGTATCGATTCTAAATTCACCTTTCAAAGAATTACTAACTGTATGAATTTCAAAATTAGTAATTTTTCCTCTAATTACATTTTCTATTAATAACTCTTTTGGCGTAGCAGTAGGCGATGTTTTTAATAATGGATTTTTAAGTAATATATTTAATTCTAAATATATATTTTGACTAAGTAGCGAAAAAGTCCCATGTGAAGTAATATTTATATCATCACTTGATTTTAATACTATATCAAAGCCTCCAAATCTAAGTGAAAAAAAATCTAAAACAAGCGGTATTGGCGAGTATTTATCAATTTGAGCTTGTAAATGAGGTTTTAAAATATTATTACCAAATGATGTAAATAAAAGCACAAAAGCTGCAACCAAAATAATAAGAATCAATCCAAGCAAAAATAATAAAAACTTCTTAAACATATCAAACTTCTCTTTATAATTTTATTTTTTGCATCTTTCTTGTGAAAAATGCCCCTACTACTATTGCAATTATTCCTGTAACCATAAAATATAAAAATTTTGGAATAGGCATTGGATCGCCAGCTGCATAAGAATGCAAACCAGATAGATAATAATTCACACCATAATAAGTCATTAATATACTAAAAAATCCTATTACACTAGCACTTGAGAATATATATTGTAAATTCTCTTTACAAACAAATCTAAGGTGTATAATAATAGCATATATTCCAATAGAAACCAAAGACCAAGTCTCTTTTGCATCCCAGCCCCAATATCTACCCCAAGATTCATTTGCCCAAACTCCACCAAGAAAATTTCCTATACAAAGCAAAAGTAATCCTAAAATCATAGACATTTCATTTATAACAGTAATTGAATTGATAATAGAATCTAGCTTATCAGATTTAAATCTTCTAAATATCATAAGAATAAGTGCAATGATACCCAAGGTAAAGCATAATGCCAAGAATCCATAACTAGCTGTTATAACAGATACATGGATATTTAGCCAATATGATTTTAATACAGGCACAAGATTTCCAATTTGTGGATCCATAAATCCAAGGTTTGCAACAAGAAGCGAAATACCAGCAAGGAATAATGATGCACAAACTGCCAAATAAGATTTTCTAAAAAATACTATTCCGGATGTCGCAGATACAAATGCTATATACAACATAGATTCATATGCATTGCTCCAAGGTGCGTGTCCTGCTACATACCACCTAAGCAATAATGCAAATAAATGAAGTAGTAGTAACAACACGCTTACATAATAAAATGCTTTTAATATTTTTAGTAGTTTATCATTTGGTTTGAAAATACAAATAAATACAATAATAAACATCACAATACTAATAAGTATATAAGGGAGTATTAGTTGTTTAAATAAGTTTAATTTATTTAACATAATCTCTGCATTTAATTTATTTTCATCAAGATAAATTGATTTAGCCGAATATTCTTTTTGATAATTAATAATTTCTTCTAATGCTTTTGTAGCTTCACTCCAATCATTACTCTCTACACCTTTATTAAAACCATCAAAATATGTTAAAAGCATTGACTGAATTTTAATTGATATATCATTATTACCAAAAGTCATAATATCAATTGGTGAGAGCCAAGTTTCTCCATGTTCTGGAATAGGAAATATTTTTATAAATTGTGCTGTAAAGATTCCATAAGCGATATTTAATCTCTCATCAACATTCAATAAATCTTTATCAAATGTGCCGCGTTCAGCAGGCTTTTTTCTATTTGCTTCTTCAACATAGTTTATAAGTTTATAAGTGCCATCTTCATTAAACATATCTTTAAATGAAACATAATCACTATCTTTGCTAACACCTAGAATCTCTTTTAATTTTGGTGTAGATATTTTTATCATTTTGATATTTTGCCAATCATTTGAATACACAATCATCCCAAGGACAATTTGCATATTTGTTAGATTCTTGTAATTATCTTTTTTTATCATTTTATGCACAAATTCGCTTGCTAGAGTATCCATAGGCTTAATTCTGCCTTGATAATCTTGCACTTGAAGTTTGCCAAACATTGCTGCATGCTCTTTTGAATTTTCTCGTAATTTTGTTAGCCGTTCAACTATCGCCTTATCATCTATTTTATTTGTATCATTTGCAATTAATGGCGTATTTATCGATACTAATGCTACTAATGCTAAAGCATAAATACTTTGAGATTGTAAAAATTTACCAAGTTTTCTAAATCTTCCATTTTTTGCAAAAATCAACCAAAAAGAGCCAACAATAAGCAAAAAATATCCTATATATGTTGGAATCTTACCTGGATCATTATTTATACTCAAAATCGTGCCTAACTCATCTTCATCATAATGTGCTTGAAAGAATCTATATCCGCCATAATCAAGTGTATGATTCATATATATATGATATGGCATTTCAATATTATTTTTCTCATCTAGTAGCACAACCTTTGCTTCATACGAGGATGGAGACATAGAACCTGGATATCGCTCTAAAATAAAATCATCAAGCTTAATAGAAAATGGTAATTCAATCATTCTTGGACCCCAATTTATTATTGCTTTTATGCCATTTAAGTCAATAACAGAATCTTTTGCAATTTGACTACCACCAATTAAAGTTAGTGGATATTCTATGCCATTATAAAATATAGAGCCTTCTAGTATAGATGTAGGATCTCCTTTGTTGTCATTCATCTTTGAAATACTATTTGATTTTATCTCAAAGCTTTTATCGCCAAATATGATTTTTTCATCCAATTTTTTTGAAGAAGCAAAAGAGATATTTGTTGGAATATGAAGATTGTATTTATTGTCGCCATCAAGGACAATGATATTTAGATAATTATCACTACTTGTATAAAGCGAGGTGCTCTCTCCTTCTC
Above is a window of Helicobacter sp. MIT 99-5507 DNA encoding:
- a CDS encoding septal ring lytic transglycosylase RlpA family protein: MRLNKNIYLLTTLFIFLAGCASTSTYRGGIGAFQDYEGFQDYLNGYSPSKSSYYEDNTYSSNYNPNNNTPNNSSYQNQNTEGNVSTLPPPENIQLGSARDSEALQRATMKPYQINGKWYYPQKVSIGESYDGIASWYGPDFHNKKTSNGETYDMHLHTAAHKTLPMNTIVKVVSKDTNKSTIVRINDRGPFVENRIIDLSAAAAKDIDMVKSGTARVNIEVVGFNNVVSNDIANQSTIVRDMVNSSEFSDEFKVGNVEYSVSGGNFAVQIGAFRKENGANIFKDTHKYNGYSTIVKSGELGGEAIYRVFVTGFKSEDEARDFIKDNKIDGFLIRD
- a CDS encoding lytic transglycosylase domain-containing protein, which gives rise to MQNNLAKFIFIAIFVSVSNASFYGNQFSAVESILNAFDIDTSFQTDTSLFEIHNQTISGERWESFVDSFERGYVYIPILKQMLSDAGVPQEFLYLAMAESEFSPRAYSPKKASGIWQIMPSTGKQLGLRIDDFIDERRDPIKSTAAAIKYLKFLYNATGKWYLAAMAYNCGIGRLQRAIKEAGSSDVWVLMDEQKKYIPSETRNYIRMIISMGVAFSDIGILKNEEKEYFLNRGVTTTLTSIKIQGGVSLHSIAQGAGISLNELKQYNRQFKYDFLPFDNAEFDVYLPYEYLLSFKQNFDPKKIDFAKYFITYKVAKGDSLYSISRKYGVSIKSIKVANNLKKTLLSINQKLIIPLKDSKYAMINNSLNGR
- a CDS encoding TatD family hydrolase: MYIDTHCHLDSKKYKENLDTIITNALNLGVQKIIIPGADINDLPYAAQIAEKYSGVFFASGIHPTEIGDFDCNMQAKIKDILSNPKCIAIGEIGLDYHYFDSNNCDDIKLAQERAFRYQIELAISNNLPIIIHTRDSNDDVIRILKDYESDIIGLVFHCFGGDKTLVNALSCPTYFGIGGVVSFKNAQSLRDCLQELPLESLILETDAPYLAPMPHRGKINTPEYIPIIATHLGETLCLDLEIIATNTTNNALKLFKI
- the ribE gene encoding riboflavin synthase; this encodes MFSGLVKHIGIVKQFSNETITIKSDLAPKIGASIAVNGICLTATRYKDNEFDAILSKESRDNIAIENLKDKVHLEEALTLNDKLDGHIVQGHIDCIGIIRKIEQNENGFDFYIEFDESKIPLIVPKGSIAIDGISLTINSLQKNIFRLTIIPHTFYNTLFHTYQINRRVNIETDIINRSIYHILKHTTPESTPNWREIDSILSSY
- a CDS encoding EscU/YscU/HrcU family type III secretion system export apparatus switch protein, whose product is MNTKKAVALAYGENISIPKVVASGREKIAFEIIKKAKEYNIPMFQNKELVDSLINFDIGDEINEESYHCVEQILIWLNNIENNAQLSK
- a CDS encoding TIGR02757 family protein is translated as MDDLKQLLDDEYKARNTTFELSQDKPDPLFAVKKYVDSKYISEIAAICALLSYGNAKQILKTLLSIDFNIIDDRKSILNTSFPLYRFQTKDDIKNIFLCMNDIIESGGIKNIFLDSYNKENDVLSGINAMIESLRNKVELTKGLDFLIGRKSIKPSASSPLKRWNMFLRWLVRKDNIDIGIWHDKVSSRHLILPLDTHTFKVSKKLGLLNRKSYDLQSALEITNNLAKFDENDPIKYDFALYRIGQEKIL
- the rsmH gene encoding 16S rRNA (cytosine(1402)-N(4))-methyltransferase RsmH translates to MTSFSHIPVLLNEVLDEFADYQGTIIDATLGLGGHSFALLEQNKNINIIGIDKDIEAIALAKERLNIFGARFKALHSSFSNGIKDILSKNDNIIGILADIGISSYQVDNPNRGFSFYSDSLDMRMDTNSHLTAKMVINSYSKDELHRIFIEYGEIKNPTFITKIILDYRKNHTINTAKELSQLIESHSKINSKIHPATLVFQSLRIEVNDELGELKRFLNNIENLKKAKVAIISFHSLEDRIVKEKFKTWAKSCICSNDTIKCICGNNHKKGDILYKKPIIPSQNEIRANKRSRSAKMRCFRFYE
- the ccsA gene encoding cytochrome c biogenesis protein: MKIFKTLFASLYAAIPLMGIYAALIAIATFIENDYGTNAAKALIYDAWFFNILHLWILICLIGVILRYKLLQQKKYASFILHFSFIIIIIGAGITRFFGHEGLMHIREGESTSLYTSSDNYLNIIVLDGDNKYNLHIPTNISFASSKKLDEKIIFGDKSFEIKSNSISKMNDNKGDPTSILEGSIFYNGIEYPLTLIGGSQIAKDSVIDLNGIKAIINWGPRMIELPFSIKLDDFILERYPGSMSPSSYEAKVVLLDEKNNIEMPYHIYMNHTLDYGGYRFFQAHYDEDELGTILSINNDPGKIPTYIGYFLLIVGSFWLIFAKNGRFRKLGKFLQSQSIYALALVALVSINTPLIANDTNKIDDKAIVERLTKLRENSKEHAAMFGKLQVQDYQGRIKPMDTLASEFVHKMIKKDNYKNLTNMQIVLGMIVYSNDWQNIKMIKISTPKLKEILGVSKDSDYVSFKDMFNEDGTYKLINYVEEANRKKPAERGTFDKDLLNVDERLNIAYGIFTAQFIKIFPIPEHGETWLSPIDIMTFGNNDISIKIQSMLLTYFDGFNKGVESNDWSEATKALEEIINYQKEYSAKSIYLDENKLNAEIMLNKLNLFKQLILPYILISIVMFIIVFICIFKPNDKLLKILKAFYYVSVLLLLLHLFALLLRWYVAGHAPWSNAYESMLYIAFVSATSGIVFFRKSYLAVCASLFLAGISLLVANLGFMDPQIGNLVPVLKSYWLNIHVSVITASYGFLALCFTLGIIALILMIFRRFKSDKLDSIINSITVINEMSMILGLLLLCIGNFLGGVWANESWGRYWGWDAKETWSLVSIGIYAIIIHLRFVCKENLQYIFSSASVIGFFSILMTYYGVNYYLSGLHSYAAGDPMPIPKFLYFMVTGIIAIVVGAFFTRKMQKIKL